From the genome of Pseudarthrobacter sp. NIBRBAC000502772:
CCGGAGTGAGTGCCAAGACGGTTTCCAGGGTTTTTAACGACGACCCGCACGTCACGGAAGACACGCGGCAGCGCGTTCAGTCGGCCATGCGAGAACTCAAGTACGTGCCGAACATGCTCGCGCGCACCTTCCGCGAGGGCAAATCCGCCGTCATTGGCATCGCTGTGCCTGACGTCGCCGACCCCTTCTTCGCTGCCGTCACGAAGGGAATTGAGCTGGCAGCACGCGAACACGACATGGCCATAGTCGTGACCAGCCTCGGGGACAACCCGTCCTTGGAGCAAAGCATCATCGAAGCGACGGTCCGCCGCCAGATCGACGGCCTCATCATCGCCCCGATCGCAGCCGATCAGTCCTACCTCGCACGGTGGCAGGACAGCTTCCCCATCGTCTTCATTGACCGCACACCCACCAAGCTCAACGCCGACTACTTCGTCGAAGATGACTTCGGGGGGGCCTTCGAAGCGACGCAGCACCTCATCGCCCACGGCCACCGCCGCATCGCTATCGTCGGAGACTCACCGGACGTCCCCACCACGAGACTGCGCCTGGAAGGATATCGTGCCGCCCTTGATGATGCCGGTTTGGGCGTCGACGAGGAACTGATTGTGCTTGGGTCGCGCGACGCGGACGCTGCCGCCCAAGTCTGCAAGACCCTACTGGCGCTGCGCGATGCGCCGACGGCCATCTTCTCCTCTAACGCGCGGTTTTCAACAGGCGTTTTCCCAGCCCTTCAGGCTTTGAAAAGAAGCGACATTGCGCTCATCAGTTTTGGCGACTTTCCCATGGCGGATGTCCTCCAACCCTCAGTTTCAGTCATTGATCAAAATCCTCGCCAGGTCGGACGCGTTGCTGCCGAGCGAATTTTCGCCCGAATCGCGACGCCCGACAAGAGGTTCCGGCGCAAAAACGTCATTCCCGTCAGGCTGATCGAACGCCAGTCGTGCCGGCCGGCCGGAGCTGTCCTGGCAACTTCAGCCGCAGTGTGACGCCCTTCACTCCGACCGGATTGTCTTTTCCATCGACAGATACCGTCAGGAAGCGGACGACGGCGGGACCTCCCGCCGTCGTCCGCTGACGTCTAGTACGGCCCCACTGAGGCGGGCCGCCAGCCGTCCAGCTTGAGGAGCCGCGCGGCATTTCCGCCGAAGATCTGCTGAAGCCCGGCAGCGGGCATTCCCATTTCCCAGCAGATCCTGAGTTGGTCCACGAGGTACCGCCGCGCGAAACCGCGCGGGAACCACGACGAGTCCGAGCCGAAGATGATGCGTTCGGATCCCATGGTTTCGTAGAAACGGCGGAAAAGGTCCTCCAGGGTCAGCCGCTGCGCCATGTACCTGACCCACTGGTTGGAACCGGACGTATCCACCACCACGTTGGGGCAGGCCCACATCAGGAAGAGCACCTCCTGGACGTGCTGGATTCCGAAGTGCGGGATCACGAACGTGATCTCCGGGTATCTTTTGGCCGCGCGTTCGAGGCTCGCAGGGTTGCTGTACGCATTCTGCGCGATGCCGCCCGCCGATCCACAGTGGCCGAAGTGGATCAGGACGGGGACGTTGCGGCGGGACGCGACGTCCCACACGGCGTCTGCCCCCGGATCGTCCATCCGCGCCGATGCCAGGGGCGCGAACAGTTTCAGGCCTCGGAGTCCCCGGGCCACTGCGTTTTCGAACTCCCGGGCAGCTCCCGGCGCGAACGGGTCAGCCATCGCGGCCAGGCCCAGGAACTTTCCGGCGCCGTGGGCAACCAGCTCCACCATGGCGTCGTTCCCGCCGGCGGTCACGAAGGAGGCGTGCTCGATCCCGTTGTCGGCCAGCTCCCTGGTCCAGCGGTCCGCTTCCGCTTCCCAGCCGGCGTCCGCCGACAACGGTTCGGGGTCGGCGAAGTCCCAGCTCCGGCGCCATTGGGCAGAGGTCCGGGCGACGGCGGCGGACCGGGCGGCCTGGCCGGCGTCGTATTCCTCGCAGCCGCTTCTGTCGTCGGCGCCGCCGTCCGGCCCGAACTGACCGCCCGCCAGGGAGCGGGGCGGGTCAAGGGGTCGTGGGGCATCCGGAAATGCAGGTGGAAGTCGATGATGGAAAGCCCCTGGACGGTGGGGCGGCCGTTGACGATGTCTGTTTGCACTGGGATTCCCCTCTAGCTCAGTGTCGCGGTTGAAGTACGACGGCGGCCCGGCGTTCCGGCGCGGTGGCCACCATTTCGGTGGCGTAGCCGACCCCGGATGCCAGGGCGTCCGGCCAGACTGCGCCGCGTGCCGCTGACACGAGGAATGCCGCGTTGAACCCGTCCCCCGCCCCCGTTGAATCGACCACGTCAACGCGTGCCGCCGGCTGGGCGGACCATCCCCCGTCAGGGGAGGCCAGGCCGGCGCCGCGGGCGCCCATCTTGACCGCAACGAGCGTATTCGTGGTCACGGACAACCGGCGGGCGGCCCGTTCGGTGTTCCCGTCATCCATGAGGCCGTGCAGTTCGTCGTCGTTGGGCAGGAAGATGTCCACCAGGGCAAGGGCGCTGAGCACTTCCTGCCGCGTGGCCGCGGTCCACCCCTCCGGCGGCCAGCCGGTGTCCAATACCGTCCGGGCGCCCGACAGTCCGGCCCGTCCGAACAGTTCCGCCGACGCGGGGCCGCGCATCCCGGGCAGCAGGAAGTAGCCGGCCAGGGCGACGTACCTGCTGGAAAGCATGTCTTCAGTGATGTCGTCAGGAGTCATCGACGCCATGGCGCCCAGGGAGGAAATGAACGCACGGTCGCGCCCCGGCGCCTCCACGGCAACGGTGATGCCGCTGGGTTCACCCGGGGTCCGAAGCAGCCGCGCCTGGAGCGACGGCAGCCGGAGCTCCGCTTCCAGGACCATCACCGACGTGTCGTCGCCAACGCGACTGACCAGGATGGTGGGGAAGTCCAGGCCGGCGCACCGGACAGCGAAGTTTCCCGCCGAACCGCCCAGCCGGAGGGAAACCGAGGACACCACGCGCTCGGTTCCCGGCTCGGGCAGGTCCCGGGTGTCCGCCACCACAACATCGATATTGGTGTTCCCGATGATGGTGATTCCATCAGTCACCAATGGCCTCTTCCTGCGTCCGCGGCGGCTGCCATCAGCCGTTCCCTGGCCGAGTCAATCTGGCTCCGTCTGCGTTGGACATCACGGCCGAAATCGTCTGCGCGCTGCCGTGACTCGGCGGCGTTGCGCCGCACGGCCTCGCTGCCGGGACTTCCGTCCTGCGTCCGGGCAAGGATCAGTTCCGGCTGCTGTCCGGCGCTCAACGTCGTGGCCACCAGCTCCTCGTCAAGGCCGGCGTCTATGCCGGCATCCGCGAAGGCCTTCGCGACCCCGTCCGCGGTCCAGTCCGCCGGCGCGTCGGCGCGCACCAGCCGGCCGACGACGTCGTGGGCCGTCCGCCACGGGATTCCCCGGGCGGCGAGCGCCTCCGCAACGGCGGTGGTGGTGGCCCCGGAGGCGACGATTTCCGCACGGTCCGGCAGCTGGAGCACCTTCAGGTCCAGCAGCAGCCCGTCCATCATCCGCATAAAACGGACCACACGTTCCCCGGCGCGCCACAAGTGCTTTTGCACATCAGTGGTGGCGTTGTTGGAGTCCTCGTACCAGGCCGAGCCGATGTTCGCGTAGGTGGCTGCCATGTCCGCCGCGGTAACACCGGCCATGGACACCATGTGCTCCAGCACCACGGGGTTCTTCTTCTGCGGCATGATCGACGAGCCCTGGGTGTAGGCGGTTGGCGTTTCCACCCATTTGAAGGTCATCCACTCAAGCAGCACGCGGGCGAAGCGGGCGCCGGTGGCGGTGATGCGGGCCTGGACCGCGGCCAGCCGCATGAAGTGTTCCGCTCCCGCCACGGCCTCATAGCTGGAGGTGAAGCTGGAATCGAAGCCGGTCAGCTCGCCCACCATCAGCGGGTCGATCGGCAGGTCGGTGCCGGTGAACGCGGCCGATCCCAGCGGCGAAACGTTCAGCTCGTCGTAGATGCTGAGCATCTCCTTTGCCTGGCTGAGCATCGCTTCGGAGAGACCGGCGAGGACGTGGCCGATCGTCGTCGGCTGGGCGGGGCGGCGGTGGGTGAACCCGATGATCAGGCTGTCTGCGTTCGCGGCGGCCTGCACGGCCGCGTCGTTGGCTGCCTGGACCACCAGGGCGGCCTGGTCCAGCAGTTGGCGCCGCAGGACCATCCGGAACACGCCGGCGTCGAGATCGTTCCGGCTCCTGGCCAGCTGGACGTCGAGTTCGGAGGTTGGGATCCCGCACTCGGCGGCGAGTTGCTGCTCCAGGAAGTAATACGGATCCTCGACGCTGCCATCGAAAACGTAAGCCTGTTCGCCCGATTCGGTCCTGGCCCACAGGGTCAGCAACCCCTTCATCAGGACTTCCCCCCGGCCACGCGGAAGGATGCCCTGCCGGGTCAGCATCAGGACGTGGGCCAGGCTTGCTTCGACCATGCCCGGGTAGATGTGCGGTGCTGCTTCGTAGAAGGCGTCCCGCAGGTGGTTGTCCCAGTAGATGCTGAGGTTTTCCTGGTCCTTGAGGTCGGGGCGCGGCATGGACGGATCGGTGGGGGTGTTCATTCGTATCTCCGGTTCCATGGATCAGGTGGGTGTGGGGGCCATAACGGGACTAAGGGGCGCACCGGCGGGCTGCCCGCCCCGTGCCTTCCTGTCGCGGCGGGGTGTCTCCAGCCGCTGGGCGATGACCAGCACGATGAGGATCAGCGCCATCTGAAGCGTGCCGTAGGCCGCGGCCGTGCCGAACTCGTTGGAGTAGATGCGGTTGTAGATCTCCACGGACAGCGGCGCAAAGCGTGCCGGGTAGACCACCACGGACGCCACGTACTCACCGAAGCCCTGGATAAACGCCATCAGCGCACCGGCCAGGATGCCGCGGGACATCAGGGGCACCGTCACGGTGCGCAGGGCACGCCAGGGACCCGCGCCAAGGTTCCGTGCCGCTTCCTCGACGCTGGGGTCGATCTGGGCCAGCGACGCGTTGGCGGAGCGGAACACCAGGGCCAGGAAGCGGACGAAATAGGCCACCGGGAGGATCCACAGGGATCCGATGAGTACCTGGCCGAGATTGAACGGGCCCGGGGTGGCGAAGGCCGTGACGATGTTGACGCCGATGACGGTGCCGGGGAGTGCCCACGGGAGCATCACCATCACATCGAGCAAACCCCTGCCCGGGCCTTTCCACCGGGTGACCACCCAGGCGGCAAGGACCCCGACCAGGATGCAGCCGATCATGGCCACGAAGGACATCTGGGCGCTGACCAGGATGGGGCGCAGCGTGACGGGGTCCGTGAAGATCCGGGCGAAGTTGTCCAGGGTGTAGTCCGGCGGCAGGATCTGTGTGGTCCACGACCCGTCCACGGTGAAGGACAGCAGGGCGATCGTGGCCGGCGGCGCCATCAGGAACAGGACCAGCAGCAACGATCCGACCCCGGCAAGGGTGCGGGGCAGCACACCGTGCAGGACCTTCACGGCCTGGGGCGTTCCCTTGGAGGAACCGCGGTGGAGGCGCCGGTTTTCGTACCAGCGCATGGCCAGCAGGAAGAAGATTGACACGACGGAAAGGACCACCGCCTGGGCCGCGGCGACATCGTACGCGCCGCTGGTTCGTGAGGCGACGATCTGCATGGTCAGGGTCTGCACGTTGTAGAACTGGGGCGCGGTGAAGGATGCCATCGAGACCATAAAGGTCAGCAGCGTTCCGGAAACCAGCGCCGGGGTGAGCATGGGCAGGAGAACCGTGCGCCACATGCGGAAGCGGCTCGCGCCCAGGTTGAGCGCCGCCTCCTCCATGGACGCGTCGGATCCGGCCAGCGCCGAGGAGACGGCGAGGTAGAAATAGGGGTACATGGTCATGGTGTGGACCAGGAGCACGCCCCAGACGCCGTTGGCGGAGACGGCCGCGGCGTCGGCGCCGAAGTAGCGCTCCAGAAAGCGCGGAACAATGCCGCTTTCGGCGTACAGGAAGTAGAAGGACACGGCGCCGATCAGCGGAGGCAGCGCCATGGGCAGCAGCGCGAAGAGCCGCAGCACCCTGCGGCCCGGAAAATCAAAGCGCGACAACAGGACGGCGAGCGCCGTGCCGAGTACACCGGTGGTCAGGACCGATCCCACCGAGATGCCCACCGAGAGTCCCAGCGCCGTGGCGGATGAGCCGTTGATGAATCCCTTGTAGGCGCTCCCTCCGCTCTCGGCGCTGGTGGTGGCGGTGGCCAGCATCGGCACCACGATGTACACCAGGAGCACCAGAACCACCGGGGCGGCGAGGAAGTAGACGAACCGGTCCGACGACGTCAGGGAGGACCGGTTCCGCAGCCTCGGAACGGTGACCGTCACGGCTCCACCAGCCACACGCGGTCCTGGTGCGGTGCCATCGATACGAGGTCCCCGGGTTCGGCGCGGTCCACGGTGTCCGGCGCAGAAACAACGATCTGCTCGCCGTGCCAGTCGATCTCGTAGATATTGACGGCGCCGGTGAACTCGGCGGTAAGGACCCTCCCGGCGAGTTGGCCCGCCGTCTCCTTCCCCTGGCTGACGGTGAGGCCGATGGATTCCGGCCGGAGCGACACCGCGGCCTTGTCCCCGGCGGAGACCCGGGCCGATATCGACCCCTCCACCCGGGGTGTCTTGAGAACGGTGCCATCGGCCAGGCTGATGCTGACGGAGCCGCCGTCGGCGCCGCCGTCCACACCCAGCACGGTACAGGGCAGCACGTTGGAGCGGCCGATGAATCTGGCGACGAAGGCCGTGGCGGGGCGGTTGTAGACCTCGCGGGGAGAGCCGACCTGGTGGAGCTCGCCTTCGTTAAGCACCGCCACGCGGTCGCTCATCGCCATTGCCTCGGCCTGGTCATGGGTGACGTAGAGGCACGTGGTGCCTGCCGCCTTCTGCGTGGACCTGATTTCGGTACGCGTTTCCTCGCGCAGCTTCGCGTCCAGGTTGGAGAGCGGCTCGTCCAGCAGCAGGGCCGCCGGGCGGATCACCAGGGCCCGGGCCAAAGCCACGCGCTGCTGCTGCCCGCCGGAAAGCATGTCGATCCGGCGGTCGCCGAACTCCTGGAGTCCCACCTGGGCGAGCGCCTCGTCGATCCGCCTGTTCTTGTCCTGCTTGGGCACGTTGCGCGCATTCAGGCCGTAGGCAACGTTTCCCCGGACGCTCATGTGCGGGAACAAGGCGTAGTTCTGGAAGACCATGCCGGTGTCCCGCTTGTTGGGTGCCGTGTTGGTGACGTCCTTGTCGCCGAAGTGGATGCTTCCGCTGGAAGGCTGGATGAATCCTGCCACCATCCGCAGCGTTGTTGACTTGCCACAGCCGGAGGGACCCAGCAGGGTGAAGAACTCGCCGTCCTCGATGGTGACCGTGAGGTTCGATACCGCCGGTTTGGCCCCCGGGTACTGCTTGCTGATGGCGTTGAGGAAGACGCGTGTCATGGCTGCTCCACAGGGGTGGTAGTTGTGTGCTGGCGGGGCGGCGTGTCCGGCGGGGCAGCCGGTGGCCGCCCCGCCGTGCGCGGTACTATTTGTTGCCTTGGCCCTTGATGTTCGCGGCCCAGTAAGCGCTCCATTCGGGCTCGCTCTTGTTGACGCGTTCCCAGTTGACCTTCATTTCCTTCAGGTCCAGGTCGGCCAGCCAGGCCGGTTCCTTGGGCAGTGAGATCGTCGGGATCTGGAAGTACGTCTCGGACAGCTTGGTCTGTTCATCCTTGCTCATAAGGAAGGACAGGAAGGCGTCCGCTCCGGCCGGAGACGGTCCGTCCTTGATCTTTGCCACACCGTCAATGAGCATCGGCGCACCGGATGCAGGCACCACTGGAGTGAAGGGGGCCTTCTGGTTCTTGATCTGCAGCATGACATCCTGCAGGTTCCAGGCAGTCACGGCAGCTTCCTGGCGTGTGATCCTCAGGTAGAGGTCCGTCGGGTTGGCGGCGTAGACCTTGGTGTTGGCATCGAGTTTCTTGAGCCACTCGTAGCCTGCGTCGGGGCTGCCCGCGGCGTCGAACTGGCGGTCAATCATCGCCGCAGAAATGCTGCGCATGGTGCCGGATGCCAGGACGTCGCGGATGGCGATCTTGTCCTTCATCGCGGGGCTGATGAGGTCGTCCCAGTCTTTGGGAGCCTGGTCGGCGGTGAGCATGTCCTTGTTGTAGAAGATGACCTCGGCCAGCTTCATCTCACCTACCCAGACACCGTCAGCGTCGCGCTGTCCGGCGGGGACGGCGTCGATAACGTCCTTCGGCGCAGGAGACAGGACCTGCTCGGCAGCGGCCTGCTGCATCTGCTGCTGAGTGCCGCCCCACCAGATGTCGCCCTGCGGGTTGGACTTTTCGGCCTTGACGCGTTCCAGGGCCTCCTGGGCGCCCAATGTCAGCAGTTGGACTTTGCCCGCGTATTTCGGGTTGGCCTTTTCGAAATCTGCTATCACCTCGGTAGCGAGGGCTTTGTCCCGTGCCGTGTAAATGGTCAGGGTCCCGGTGTCCTCGGCACCGGCCGACGTTCCGGAGGGCTTGGGAGAGTCGAGTCCGCAGGCAGACATTCCAAGCATGAGTGCGAGGCCGCCAGCTAGCAGCGCGGATCGCAATGGACGTAACGTCATTGGTTTCTCCTAGTACTTTGGTGTGGCTGATGGTTGGACAGAAAAACTTGGTGGTTCGTTCATCCGGCGACCTCGGTGAAGAGGGTCGCGGGGCTCTTCACCACCTTCGCGATGGCGCCATGCAGGATTGCCGCCTGTCCGAGCTCGGCGAAGACCACTTCGGTCAGGGACGGCGCTGACCTCTGGACCGTGCCGCGGAGCTTTTCCCGCGCATCGCGGGTCAGGAGGACCGCGTCGCCGGAGAAGATCACGCGTGCGGGGTTGACGACGCAAACGCAGATGATGGCGGCGAAAGCCCAGGCCTGAATAACGTCATCCAGCAGCCGGACAGCCGCCGGCGAATCGGCGCTGCAGAGGGATTCCACCACCGTTTCCTCAGCGAGCGACAGACCGAGCAGCGCGCCGGACTCGCGGATGCCGGCGGCGGTCCAGCGCCGTTCGTAGTCTCCGCGTTCCCCGCGCGGGCTGGCCGCCAAACCCTGCGGAAGGAAGCCGATTTCGCCTGCGGAACGGCTTGATCCTTCCAGGACCTCTCCGCCGGCGATGATCGTCGCGCCGATGCCCTCGGCAACATGGATCAGGACCAGGTCCTCCACGCCGTTGCCCGCGCCGTCCACCCGCTCCCCCAGGGCGATCAGGTTGACGTCATTTTCCACCGTGGTGCGGAGCCCTGTTGCGGCTTCGAGTTCGTCCACGAGGCGAAGGTGGGCAACGGGGCCGAACGCGGGCGCCAGGGCCACGGAACCGTCGGAGGCGACGACGCCGGGCAGTGCCACCACCACGTGAACGGGCGGTATCACCGCCCGACGGTGGAGTGACATCACAGTACTCGCCGTGCTGCCCACCGGGTCCGCGGGATCGAAATCCTGTTCAGCGGCATCCAGGCGGTTGCCGTCCAGGTCCACCAGGGCGCACCAGATCCGGGTGCCACGGAGACCGACGACGGCGATGGTCACCGAGGAGCGGTTGAGCTCGATCAGCGTCCGCCGCCGGCCGCCGGTCGATTCCTGTTGCCCCACAACCCGCAGGTAGCCGGCGTCGCTGAGGTCCTGCACGATGCCCGTGACCGTGGAGGGGCTGTAACCGGTCCGGTGCGCCAGGTCTGTCCGGGCCAGGGGACCCGCCTCCAGCAGGGTGCTGAAGATGGCGCTGACCCGGATTCTGCGCAGCGCATCCCTCCCCGTCGGGGCGTCGCGCTGTGATCCAGGTAACATACTTACTTTATACGGCGAATAAAGTAAGAGCGCAAGGGGTGGGCGGCGGACGACGGCGGGACGTCCCGCCGTCGTCCGTTTGCGTAGGTGCCCGCGCCGAAAGTACACCGCGGTGACCGTGTCCACGAGCGTCGGTTGTCAGTAAACTGGGACGCATGACCGAGCACGAACCGGCCCCGGCCGGCGTCGCAGCGGCTGCAGGCCCGGCCGATGCCGACGCCATCGATACGTCCTTACGCACTCCGGCGCAGCGGTCCCGCACGTTCGCGGGGATCCTGGTGAACACCGCCCTCGCCAACATCACCACGAGCTACCTGTGGTTCGCCCTGACGTTCTGGGTGTACCTGGAGACGCGGAACGTGATCGCCACCGGGGTGATCGGCGGCGCGTACATGCTATTGATCGCCCTTTCCAGCATCAGCTTCGGCACCTACGTGGACCGCTACCGGAAGCTGGCAGTGATGCGCTTCGCCGCCGGTTTCACGCTGGTGATGTTCGTGCTGTCCGGGGTGATGTTCCTACTAACACCGGCCGCCAGCATGCTGGACCTGACACTGCCGTGGTTCTGGGTCTTCGCCATGATCATCCTGATCGGTGCGGTGGTGGAAAACATGCGGAACATTGCCCTCTCCACCACGGTCACCATCCTTATCGAGCCTGACCGGCGGGCCAACGCCAACGGGATGGTGGGCATGGTGCAAGGGCTGGCATTCATCGTCACCTCCGTGCTCTCGGGGCTGTCGGTGGGATTGCTTGGCATGGGGTGGACGATCGTCGTCGCTTTGGTGCTGACGGCCCTGGCCTTCGCGCACTTACTCACGCTGCGCATGCCCGAGGAAGTGCGGGTGGCCGCCACGGACGCCCACGGCACGTTCGACCTGCGCGGATCCCTCGCCGCAGTGCTGGCGATTGCCGGGCTGTTCGCGCTGATCCTGTTCTCCACGTTCAACAACTTCATCGGCGGCGTCTACATGGCGCTGATGGATCCGTACGGCCTGGAGATGTTCCCGGTGGAACTGTGGGGAACCGTCTTCGCAGTCGGCGCCACCGGGTTCATCCTGGGTGGCGCGGTGATCGGCAAGTTCGGGCTCGGGGCCAACCCGTTGCGCACCATGCTCATCGCGGTGGTCGTCATGGGCGTCCTCGGTGCGGTGTTCACGGTGCGGGAGTGGGCGTGGCTCTACATCGCCGGCATCTGGCTGTACATGGTCCTGATCCCCTTCGTGGAGGCCGCCGAACAGACGGTCATCCAGCGGGTGGTGCCGTTGCCGCGGCAGGGCCGGGTGTTCGGATTCGCCATGGCATTCGAGTCCGCGGCAGCGCCGATCACCGCGTTCCTCATCGCGCCGATCGCCCAGGTCTGGATCATCCCGTACGCTCGGTCCACGGAGGGCGCTGCCCAGCTGGCTCCGCTGCTCGGCGAGGGCGTCTCCCGCGGCATCGCCCTGGTGTTCCTGGTGGCCGGCATCATCATGATCGCCGCCGCGTTGCTGGCCTTCCTGACCCCGGTCTACCGCCGGGTCTCGGCGACGTATGCGCAGGCAGCTGCCGAGGCGCCGGAGACGGCGGAATCGCCCCCTCCGGATAAGTAGGAACTTACAGAAACCGGACGACGGCGGGACCTCCCGCCGTCGTCCGGTTCCCTACGTTGCGGCTTCCGCCTCCGCCAGCCTGATCATGCGGAGCTCGCCGGCCACCGCGCGGGACGGCCAATAGTCATTCGCCAGTTCCCTCGCATGGCCCTGATCCGCTGCCGGGAAGATTTTCCCGAGCAGCTCCGCCGAGTAGAGCAGCGCGGTCAGTGCGGTGGTACGCGGATCGGAGGCTCCACCCCTGAGCGCGGCCTCGACCCCTTTCAGCAGCGCTGCCTCAGGAGCGTGGTTCTTCTCCGGGTACCGCGTGGTCCTGAACAGGCCAAGGTGCCGTTCGCCCACGTGGTCCACGATGCCCAGCGCCGCCATCCCCTCATAGACACGGTGCAGCTCAGCGCGGCTCTCCAGCATCGAGACCCACCGTTTGGGAGTGTGCGGTCGCGACGTATCCCGGATGAGTTCCAGCTGGTGCTGGAAATCCGTTTGCGGGGTGGCGCCGGTAGCCCTGACATGCTTCCCCTGCAGCTCGATGGCGCCGAGCAGGTCCAGCTCGGCCAGTATCGCCCCGGCCAAAGCGACCTTGAGCACAACATGTGGAACGGCGGGCTGGCCGTCCTTGTCGTTGGTCGCCAGCAGGAGCAACGCCTGGGGAATGTTCAGCTCTTCCGCCCTGGGTATTTCAGCGTCCATAGGATCATGGTGGACCCGACCGGGCGCCCACCACAACGGTGATTCTCCGGCACTAACGCTCAACGCGGGGTCACTTACTGCCCAATTACGGGCACATATCGGGCCAAAAGTGACCCCGCGTTGGCCGTAGCGCAGGGGAGCCAGCAAGCGTAGCGTCGTTTGGAGAAACGGCGGGTGCCGGCAGCCGTGGGACCGACAGGCAAACGGCACCCTCGCTAGGTTCTTGGAGGTGGCCACGGTGGCTGGATGGAATGCTGACACGGCGGCCGGCCCGCTGGGGGCCGGGTCGGTCACGTTGGTCGAGGGATCGTCCTTCTGCATTTCTTTGCCGAACGGGGACATCAATGCCGACCATCCGCATGGTCTTTTCGTGCAGGATGCCCGCATCCTCTCGGGCTGGAGTCTGACCGTTGATGGCCAGCCGCTTGAACCTTTGGCGGCGGAGACGAAGGAGCCGTACCGGGCGCTGTTTGTCGGGCGGGTTCCCCGCTCTGACGGTCGAGGCCGACTTCGCGGACCTCTTCGAGGTGAAAGAGGCACGGATCCAGCGGCGCTGGGACGAAACGCGCCAGGCCGACGGCGGCACGCTCACCATCCGCGCCGTCTGGCAGGACGTCCGGAAGGGCGTCGCCATCCAGGCACGCGTAGCAGACATAACGCCGGAAGCCCTCACCTACAAGGTGACCATCCCGCCGCACGGCCACTGGAGCACCGTCCTGACCGTGGCGCCCAGCACCGAGGGAGACAGCCCCGCGGCGGCATTCGTCCATCCCGACGCGAACGGATTGTCGCCCCGGGACCTGCGCCGGCAGGAATGGGTGGCCAAGATTCCGGTGCTCCAGATGGGAAACCGGTCCATCGAACGGACCCTGCGGCGCAGCTACGACGATCTAGGTGCCCTTCGGATCGAGGACCCCGATCATCCGGAACGTGTCGTGGTGGCCGCCGGCGCACCCTGGTTCATGACACTGTTCGGCCGCGACTCGCTGTGGGCTTCAGTCATGGCGATGCCGGTTGACCCGTCCCTGGCCCTTGGCACGCTGCAGACCCTGGCAGGAACCGGGCAAGATCCTCCACGAAGTCCGGCTGGAGACGTCGAGCTGTTCTGCGGGTTCAGCCGGGAGCAGCTCGCCGGATCACCATCGACATTGCCGATTCCGTCCCTTCCGTCCAGGGACTGCCGGAAGGGATGGCGTTCCACCGCGGGCACCGTCCGTGGATGAGTGAACTCGTAGCGCAGGCCGATTCGCGCCGAACGGAAGCGCGGCGCGACCGCGCCTAGCGATTTATCACAGGTTCGCGGCTTCTTGCTCCGCCAGTCTGATCATCCGAAGTTCGTCCTCTACCGCGCGGGACGGCCAATAGTCCTTCGACAGCTCAGTTGCCCGGGTCAGATCTGCCGCCGGGAAGAGCTTGCCCAGCATTCCGGCCGCCTGAAGCAGGGCGATCAGCACTATGGTCCTGGCATCGGGCGCCTTCGAATCAGGCTTGGCATCAGTCGCCCCGGCAGCTGGCTTCGTGGCCTCGGACGCCCCCGCATCGGACGCGGCATCACTGGTCCCCGCATCAGAGCCGGCGTCGGTCGCCGTGGTATCGGTCGCCGTCGTATCCGGCGGCTCAAGATCGGACGGCGGGCCGCTGAGTGCGGCCTGGATCTTTTCCAGGAGCGCCGCCTCCGGAGCGTGGTCCTTCTCCGGGTACCGCGCGGCCCGGAACCGGCCCAGGTGCTTTTCGCCGACATGTTCCACG
Proteins encoded in this window:
- a CDS encoding MFS transporter, yielding MTEHEPAPAGVAAAAGPADADAIDTSLRTPAQRSRTFAGILVNTALANITTSYLWFALTFWVYLETRNVIATGVIGGAYMLLIALSSISFGTYVDRYRKLAVMRFAAGFTLVMFVLSGVMFLLTPAASMLDLTLPWFWVFAMIILIGAVVENMRNIALSTTVTILIEPDRRANANGMVGMVQGLAFIVTSVLSGLSVGLLGMGWTIVVALVLTALAFAHLLTLRMPEEVRVAATDAHGTFDLRGSLAAVLAIAGLFALILFSTFNNFIGGVYMALMDPYGLEMFPVELWGTVFAVGATGFILGGAVIGKFGLGANPLRTMLIAVVVMGVLGAVFTVREWAWLYIAGIWLYMVLIPFVEAAEQTVIQRVVPLPRQGRVFGFAMAFESAAAPITAFLIAPIAQVWIIPYARSTEGAAQLAPLLGEGVSRGIALVFLVAGIIMIAAALLAFLTPVYRRVSATYAQAAAEAPETAESPPPDK
- a CDS encoding GPP34 family phosphoprotein: MDAEIPRAEELNIPQALLLLATNDKDGQPAVPHVVLKVALAGAILAELDLLGAIELQGKHVRATGATPQTDFQHQLELIRDTSRPHTPKRWVSMLESRAELHRVYEGMAALGIVDHVGERHLGLFRTTRYPEKNHAPEAALLKGVEAALRGGASDPRTTALTALLYSAELLGKIFPAADQGHARELANDYWPSRAVAGELRMIRLAEAEAAT
- a CDS encoding GPP34 family phosphoprotein codes for the protein MDAETPKAAELNLPQAFLLLATNDMNGKPEVPVFALRTTVAGAILAELDLIGAIELQGKRVRATGDAPQTDFQRELEVIRGKSRPHSPKGWVGMLEGRAVVQRVYEGMASLGIVEHVGEKHLGRFRAARYPEKDHAPEAALLEKIQAALSGPPSDLEPPDTTATDTTATDAGSDAGTSDAASDAGASEATKPAAGATDAKPDSKAPDARTIVLIALLQAAGMLGKLFPAADLTRATELSKDYWPSRAVEDELRMIRLAEQEAANL